The segment gacatccacagcttctctgggcaattcCTCTCCCGAGTGAGGCCACCAAGCTGTGCCTAAACACTTCTTCCCTTCTTATTTATTGTTCCTTTTCCTGCCTGAAAGCACCCTCTCCTTGCTATTTGGAGAGGGATCCTTGTGTTCTTCGTTCCTGCGATGTCTGGAAGTAATAATGTTTTTCAGCTCGTGTTCTTTAAACACAACTGATAGACATAGGTAAACACCCCACTCCACGTGGCACCTCACAGCCTGAGTTACTCCTGTGTGCCTTTGCTTCAGAGAGCACTTGAACTGCAGAATGGTTAACATGCACAAATAATTCACGACCTCTTCAGTAAGACACGTTGACAGCAAGCACTGCGAAGAAGGAATTGCTGGAACCAGGTAGGAAGAGCAGCCATCCTCTCTGCCTTCTTTGCTTCCTAACTTCTGGCAGAGTTCTCCAAAGGTGAATCACCCAGCACGAGGGAGTTTCTCCTTTTATCCCACACATTGCCTCAAGTCACAGACAAGGACTGTCAGTCAAGTCTGATTTCCTGCACAGAACAGTTCCGGACCCTGTTTTGGAAGAAATCTGAATTTCTCTACACCCCCATTACATCCTTTTTCTTAATAGAACAGTTCTGCTCTGCTCACATGAAATGTTCCTGTGTGTGTCTTGTGGCTGTGCCTAGGAGGACAGTCTCCTTTCTGGCTACATCAGTTTCCAATGAACTAATCAGCACAAAACATCAAAGGGTCCCTGGTAAAAAGCAGCACTTTCCAGTCGATGATGCAGTTCTGATTTATACCAAGAGAACATGTGGAATGCTTTTGAGAATCAAACGatttaaaatttatgaaaacattaattatgTATGCATAGATACAGCCTGATCAGATACAGATAGAGACATGGGGTATAATTATATCATATTTCTCTATTATTTTCTTAGTGCTCCCCATCACCTTTTACTGAGTTACACTGCAGACACACACTTACAGAACTGCTCAATGATGACAATTAGTCTCACCACAAACAATTACTGTTATACACTGGGCTAGTCCTTCTCTTGAGCTTCTGCAGTTCACCAATATCCCATCTGCATGTCTGAACAGCAGAGCTTGTTTCCTGCGGTACATACCACCTTATGGCTCTGCTTCCCCCAAGATGATGTTGATGCATCACTTGAGAAACTTCAGGTGCAGAAGCAGGACAGCTCTGCTCCTGTAGTGCTGGGCCAGGGGCCGGCCTCTTGTGCTTCAGCACCGTGATGTGATCTGTGCACAGGCTGTCGCACCACGTTGCAAGGAACTGGCAGTTCAGTCCTGGAACTCATGTGGTCTGCAGACATCCATGGCACTTGTTCTCTTCCCATCTCATCCTCTTTGCAGGCTCCCGTAATCTCATTTACATACATGTTCACAGTATCTGTGGTTTTGCTTTAGATCTATttcattcatagaatcacagaacggtttgggttggaagggaccttaaagatcatttaatccCAACCCCCTaccatgggcaaggacaccttcCACGAGACCATGTTGCTAGTTATTCCCGGCAACCAGGAATTGACTGCATATTCAGTAGtgaattaaaaaacatataCCCCCAGAAAAGGGTACAGAACCACCAGCTTTTGCAATAAAAAGTTACGTAAGGAAGTTCCttattttatctgcattttCATATCCTCTTCGTTTGCTCCATTTATTCTAGGCAGACTAGCAAAATCACTGACATCCTCACAAGTTTCCTACGCCTGATACACTGACAAAGGATCCAGCTGGAGGAATTCTacagaaaatactgtgttttgaTGCCTCAGATTGGTTGCACATCAAGTGCCATTTGCTCTCCTAATTTCTCCAGCATTACAGCTGCTGCAGTTGATGTTGATCCCGCTGACCTCTTTTCAACAGGGAGTCACTACTTCTTAGCTAAGATTTCTCCTATTTCAAAACTGACTGTTGGAAATAGTAGCACATTTCCCCTTATTGCACACTCGTTCAAAAAAATTCACAGGTTTTCCCCACTGACTTCCCACCTACTTAAGAATGGTGCAGAATGAGTCACGTAGATCTGCAGGGGCAGCCCTACCCTGGCGAAAACCCTCTGCAAGAGACTTCCCTGACAACCAGAGTCTATTTCAAAAGTAAATTACCCCCAAAGATAACCTTTTACCACTGTAAGGCTAGAATCACTTCCATTTCTGCTTCCCAACCATTCTTATTCATATTCTGTATTCATTATTTTGTATTGTCAGCTTTCAGACCAGGCGCCTGAATCAAATTGCAGCCTTCATTCATGTCTTTCCCTAATTATCTTTTACTTGCAAATCAGAATTtcacctgcagctcctccctAGATGTGAGTTTCATTACCTCCAAACCTTGCCTAACATAAAGAGCTCCTCCTACTTGGTCTTCACACCCACGATTATTTCCCTGCCAGGTTTTACTAAGAATCTGGATAATAAAGAAAATCCTTTCTATGTGCTTTTCTTCCAGTATCTCAAGGACACAAGATAAAGCAAGGCTATGTAGATGCTTCATAGCAAAACATCAAAGAAGCAGCAGTCTGCAAGTAAAAGACGAGGCAGCCTGTAACATTTCCATGGCAGTAATGCGCAGACAGATGCGCTCAGAGGAGGCAGACTGGGGACAGCTGGGTAGCACAGAAATCCCACAACATGGCCAGCCTGCTTCCAGCCTTGTAAACAGAAGCTGACATTAGGCAGAGGTTTGATGCCCACTCACCTCCTGGTTGTAGATCTGAAGCACCTTGAGGACTGTGTCTTGCTCCCCGTTTTCCACCGTGGCTACTACAGTCCTGAGCTCCATTATCTCAGCAGCTCAGCTACAACAGAGGTGAAACAGAGAAGAAGGGGAGTGAGGGGGCTTCCAGGGTTCCTGGATAATAGTGATGCAAAGGGACCTCAACACAGAGAGATCTGAGAGGGAGTGAGAAAGGGgtggggaaaaggaggaggaaaaaaaaaaatcccaagtgAAATTGCTCACTCTGTTGCATCCATAAAAGCAGAGCAGATGGATAACCCAAGTACAACCAGCAgccaggctcctctctctccctttaatcctcttcctctctttgcTTTTCAATGTTTAATATATGCCCTTCCAGtaaagcactcagaaaaaccttcccccctcccagccAGGGGATTAACACAGAACAGATAACAGCAGCTCCCTGAAATagctccctgcctcctcctcctcccctggcTGTCCTGATTTCTGTTACCgcacagaacaacaacaaaaaaaataaacccagaaaCATTGCTGTGGAGTAAAAAGAGCTGGAGAGGAAAGACAGACGGATAGGCAAGCACCTCCGGGCTTGCTTTAAGGTGGAGCTACCTTTTAAGGtggtgaaaagaaagaaagaaattgggATTTTGTTGCATTTGCTGCTCCGTGTGCTGGGACACTCGATGCCTGACACACCACGTACCAGATTATGGCAGAGACACTGCTCAGGGGGGTAAAAACGCACATATGGCGGGTGGCTGGCCTCCCTGGCTCAAATCTGCCTGTCATTACTGAGCACAACGCACTTCGCGATAATAATGTAAATGAGCAGATGCGCATAATGACAGGGataatcattattttaaaaataggcgAAAGTTTAACAGCTTGTGCAGCCAGGCAAGCCCGCACTGCTGGAAAGTAACTCCTCATCATGGACTATCGAACAAAATTTCAGTACAAACACGAGCTCGTACATCTGCTTAGATTCTGTGGAGCTCTGTGCCACGTCCCACAGCCTGGCTGAGCAGCAGATAAATGTGATCAGGAGACAGGGCTCCGCTCCTGAAAATCATGCTGCGCTGAGGGAGCAGCATCAGGTTAGCCCAAAGCATCGCGTTatccccccctccctgccccaacACAGCCAAGATGGGGACTCTGAGGGCAGAGGGCAAGCCCTGCAgccaaaaacacaacaaaatgccGAGCCCTGGGccacaggagcaggaggagcagctcaTCCACACCAGGCGTCCCTCGCGCTGCCACACTGGGGTACCCGGAGCGACCTCCCTCCCTTTTcagggggcaggagcagctcacAGCATGCCGTAACCCCCTCATTTTCGTAtatatcttttatttctgtccctCAGCTCCCTCCTCATACCTCCTTTCCACACCGGAGCCGAGCAGAAGGAGGGAGCCTTGGCCCTCCGGGGATGGGCAGCGGCGAGGAGGGCAGCCCCGGCACcttcctccccgccgccccggcTTCCTGCCGCGTTTCCTGGCCCCGGCCCTCCCCCGAGCTCCTCCGTGCAccggaggaggaggggaaggagccgTGGAGGCTTCACCGAGCGgcgttggtttttttttgggggggaacgCGGCGCCACCGCCTCTTAGGGCTGGTCTGGAGGTGTCACAAGCACGGCGCAGCGAGGAGAGAAGGAAACCGCTAAACCTCGCGGCTACCAGCCGCGGGCGAGCTCCTCCCGGGAAAAGCTCCTAACCCGGGGGGAAAACGCAAGCTAAACTGCTTCTGGCCACGAGGGGACGGGAAGGGACCCCAAAAGGGCCGCGCATCCCCCAGGGGTACCAAGGAGCCCCACGGCAGGGGGCGGTGATGGCGCTCAGCGGCCATTTTCTGGAGGCGGGGACCGGCGGAGCTCCGCCTGCGAGGCGCCGGGGCCGGCAGGCGCCATGGCGGAGTGGGGCCGaggtgaggggaaggggggatGGCGGCAGCGGGCACGGGCTGAGGGGGAGCTGCCCGCCGCTGTGTGGGGGTGAGCGGGAAGGAGACGCTTCCAGGCGCCATTTGGGAGCATCTCCCGCTGCTTCAGGCCTGGGGCAAGGGGTGCGACTCGGGGCGTTGTCGGCGATACTGTCGGCGATATCAGCCATCCCTTTATCGCTCCCCTGCGTGACATGGCAGCGGGGAGGGCTGAGCTTCTCCCTCTCCTGGGGGGGAATGGCCGTCTCCCGTAACGCCTTGGCAGGAGGCATGTCAGGAATGGCCGGGCAGGGTTTACACTGTGAGGGTCCCGGTGCTGAATTCGCTGCCACCCAAATCCCATATGTGGGACAGCGCTGGAGGTGTCTGGAGAGTCACACAAAATCCGCATTTATTAGAGCTGTTGGCCATGGTTGAAGTTTTTGGTGCGTTTAAGGATTTGTTTCTCTTATCCATGGTCTGTCCTGGGGATGTTTCAATGCGTTTTTGTCAAAAAAGGTTAGGAATGTTTAATAGTGCAGTGGCCATGGGACGTGGATGTGGGCAGCTTCTGACAGCCCCTTGGGAGTGTCAGGGTGACCAGCCAACAGCTGGGCACCGAGGCTCACCACGTTGATTGAGCAAACACGCAGTTCCTGGTGTCAGACTGATAAAACtcgttcttttccttttccccaggTCAGAATGGAAGCGGTGTGGAGGATATGCTGGATGTGGAGAACAAGCGTATGGCAGACAGTCTGGCTAGCAAGGTCACCAGGCTGAAGTCGGTGAGTTGTAGCGTTCACATCAGATGGCACAGTGAATGAAGTTACCTCCatcattcctctttctttcaGAGTCTCCAGGGAGGTGCAAATGTGTGGTTAACACAAAGGGCTTCCTACGTATTCATGACTTTTAGAGAGTGTGGTGGTGATGTCACAGTTAACTTACTAGTAAAATGCAAGGGATGACTTTGTGAATCTTTACTTTTGAGATTTAGCTACATCATCTCCGTGATTCCATGATCTGTTGGGAATTATGTGCGTTTAGTTACCTTAAGGGAAGTTTTAGGCACGGAGAGAAACCTGAAAGGTTCACAGAGGAGTATTGCTAAGCACATGTCGGGAaagaagtaataataaaaacatgggTAAATTACTTCTAAAAATTCAAGCACCTCTGTGTTTGGTGTTACTGATGCTAATTTGCTCTTACTAACATCGAATGTTTTGATTTAGAGCTTAGTAGAAATCAGTGACTCATTTTTGAAGAAGAGAACACAGAATTTCTGCTGTCATGTCCTAGTGTTTAAATACCCCTGTCCTACGTTGATGTTGGGTAGTCAAACTTTATTTCCAGCGCTGCAGAGCTGAAGAGTTCCAACAACCTGAAACTGAAATGAGGATCTTGTGTTGTCACTGTACTGAacaatctttcttctttttgtgtaAGAGACAAGGATGCAGTGGCTTGCTCTTCTAATGCACACAGTGGTTTTACAAGCACTGGATGCACTAAAAGCTATCTTCTTGTTAAAAGTTTGTTAATAACCATTTTTTCCCTTATCCTGTACAGCTGGCTCTGGATATTGACAAAGATGCTGAAGAACAGAATCGTTACCTGGATGGCATGGTATGGAACCaatgaaatgtaaaaaatcatgtttttttgtgtgctaGCTTTCAGTAGTTCCCTTAACTTGGGCTTACTGATAATTAAACATTAGATACTTAGCAGCTGCTAGTATCACATTGTCTGAATGGGCAACAGGGCATCTAGCATCTGGAAAGACTGATGTAGGACAACACAATTCCGAAATACAGCTGGAGGTTACCTCATTGCTGGAATTAAAGAGCTGCTCCCTGTGGCTAATTCTGTGAGGTGGATCTATTTCTAAGCTGTTCCTGTGATTTTGGGTAATGCATAAATCTGCCAGGGTTACTTACTGTAATCTCTGTAACACAATACCTGTCAGGACTGTTCACCGATGTCTTTGGAAGGGGCAAGGCTGATGCTTTGGGCTTTCTCATGTTGTTCTGTGCCTTGTTCTGTCATTTTTCCGACACATAACACCTTGTAAAACCAAAATCACTTTCCAGAGTAATCTGTCTCTAAAGCTTTGGTGGCTAATGGAAAACCACATTGTACTGGGGAAAGGCCAGAATGGCAGATCCTTATAGCAAAGGGATTACCTGCTGAGGCTTTTTAGGAGAAAGGTATTTCATAAACTGAATTGTGAGAGGACAGGAATCCAACCCAGAGACTGGAGAAAGAGATTAGTGCAATAACACTGCTGTGTGGAGGGCCTTTTCTGCACATGCTGGATGTTGGAGAGCTGGTATGTGGAAGCCAGAGAAAAGTTAATTGTAGTGTTGAAATCAGTCGAGTCAAAGGTGTGAGCTCAGCATGGAAGCTTAATAACAGAGTACGCTGACAGTGTCAGAGTATCTGAAATAGATATTTGCTCAGCCCAGAAATTAAAAGCATGGAGAACTGGAAAATGGAGAattggagagaaatggagaattGATGTAAAGGCAAAAGATCTTAAAGTAGAAGCCCTTACTCAGCATGATATTTTGCGTCCAGAACAGAGgtggttttgaaatatttgaagagAAACATAAGCAGAAATTCTTAAGTAGTTTATGAATAAGGAAAACAGACCAGGAGTCAAAATGAAAATGCCTGAACTGAATTAATAAGGGAATTTTTAACCACTGCCTGGTGGAGTTGCACATGCATGCTGTCCTAtgctgaagaagaagaagtaatGGAAAGGAACTGCACTTTCTCAATGCTTTTTATCCTGCCCTGGTTTGCATGAACGGTGCTAGCTTCATGTAGAGACATTTCCTTTGGATGAAGTGTTGACTTGTAGAGTTGCCATTAGCAAGCTGCTCCCGGCAGAAAAAAGCTGCATGGGAACAATTGAACAGCCCAGTAGCAGGTGGTTTGGCCCTGACTGAAAAAAGGAGGCACACACATTGTTTTACATTTGGAACAGAATTTCCCCTGTccttttttctgtgctttgagcGCAGTGGGAATGGTGCTGCTTCTGGAGCCTGAGCGCAGGAGGGGAAGGGCCTTCTGAGAGGGATGTGATGGGTGTGGAAAAATGGGCAGTTACTGTGCAGCTCCCTCTGCAGATATTTTTTAGCCAGGAAGTGGAATTCTTCAGGGACAGCTTCACCAGTTTAAAATGTCTccgtttgttttttctttctccttcaggaTTCAGATTTTATGAGTGTGACTGGCCTGCTGACTGGCAGCGTGAAGCGTTTCTCCACCATGACACGGTCTGGGAGGGACAATCGCAAGTTACTCTGTTCCGTTTCTGCAGGACTGattgttgttttcttcatcCTCTACTATCTTGTGTCCAGAGCGGGAACTTGATCTTGGTTGTGATGTGGCAGTTTTGCAGAACAAAACCTACGTGATGATTGACAGACTCGTTCGTCACCTTTCTAAGTCTGCCCTCTTGTGGGATCCTTGAGACTTTCCAGACAGACATTCTAAACAACTTTTCACCAGCTTCTTGTCATTGTTCCAGCTGGTCATCGACGTATCTTTATAAAATGAGTATGTTTCATTCTAAATGGGTTATGATGTATAACACAATTTTGATGTTGTTAATGCTTAAGACTTTATCTCTTGCCTAGTTGTCCATGTCTGGCAGCCTGTTTTTAAGGACCACTTTTGTCCTACCTCCTTTACTGATATTCAATACTAGGCTTATGAAGAGTTGTGTCCAGAGACTTGCCAGTACTCAAAAGTTCAATAAATCAGCAGAGCTTGGAAGCTGCAAAATTTAGGATGCTGATTTATAAACTTCAGAAGGATGAACGTGACTTATTCCAATTGGCCTCTAAGCTGATACCTGGTCTCAGTTTCCCCTTGACTCAGAGATCTGATAATATCCTTGGTGTCACTGGGATGAAATGAAGTCTGTActgctttgaaatgaaatcaGCATTAACTCTGAACCCTGATATTCTCTAATTGTTGCAGTGAGAAGTTGATGAGGTAAAACTTTGATGGACCCTGCAGGAAAGAAGGACCAAAGTCCCCAGGCTGCCTTGATTTGCACACATACAGTATCTTTCCACTACCTTCCCATACAACGTGCAAATGCATTCCTTTAGACCATGAAAGCAGCGTAAAAAAACCTCTGATAGTAAAAGGTCTTAGGAAGATTGAAGAGGAAGCTGATTATGGCCTCATTACAATTAATTTCAGGTATTCCAGTACCCTGGTATTAGCGTGCTTTGGAAAGACATTGCAATTAAAAGCAGAGGTTGAGGTCAGGTGAAACTTCTGAACCATGCTGTTGGGATGGTGGTAGGTTGAGGAAAGATTTGATTGGAAAGTTAAcggatttatttattaacatggAAGGTAACCTCAGAAACTCTTAACTCGCTTTGCCATTCACAGGGCTTTGCAGTTCCGTGGCTGCAATGCTTGTGTCAGACACGGCAAAGCACACCCCCACCGGTTTTGTTTACAAAACAGTCGTTCCCAACCCACATGCAGTGCATGCTGGATTTCCTGTCCTGGGGAGCACTCTGGGAGTGCAGTAGCTGGGAACTGCAAGTTCCCCTCACCCTTCTGTCCCGTCATTGGGCTGACCAGCATCTCACCCAGGCATCATGACCCCACGTGTATTCTTCCATTGCTGAATTATTTAAGTCTGCCAATAACTGGAGTTAAGAAATCTGTAACTAAAATTACTGTGCCTGTTgggggagaggaaaataaaaaagctttctcTCCGGGCAAACCTGCACTGTATAAGCTTCCTGATGTATAAACCTTTCACTTTACAAAGCAGCTGTACAAAGCTGCTGTTTCATCTTGTCTGTTTTCTGTACCAAGTGCCTATGTGTTTTGGGATTTGCTGTTCCAAGTCTTTGCTTATTTGATTTTCTTGTCCTCCTGTGACCTCTGCAGTACTAAAGCATTCCCCCTCTGGTTTCagtcttcctcctccccaaCAAGCCCATATTGGCTAGATATTTCCTTTGGCCTCATCCTGGAATCACTTAGCAATTTCTTTGCCCTTCGACTCATCCGGGTCCAGATCTGGAAATAGATGGTGGTCTCCTTTGTTTAGCTGTGCCAAAATGCCAACCAAGTACTACTGGGACTAGTttaggtgttgtttttttttccaagtttgaGGAGAATGTGCAGGGAAGAAGAGTAGGAATGGAGGCATCAAGGACTTTGGTTCTTATCGCTGCTTCTCTATTAAATGTGGCACCTCCCAGCAATGCCTCTGTGTGGAGGAACGATGGGTGAATTGACAGACCGCTTTGATTTCAGAAGCGGATGACTTCTGATGAAAGGCCACTGGAACAGCCTGGTCTTCATGATGGTGGCCATTTCAGTTTGCTTTAGCTGTTGTAAATAAAGACctggttttacattttttttgcccaggtgttgtgtttgtttgtttttttttatttctcctccaGCTCTTGGCCTTGCCCTAGGCTCCTATCTGAGGGTGCTGAAGCCCGTTTCTCCTGCCTGCTTCCCGTGCCCCGCTTGTGCCTGTTGACATGAGGCACTAGCCTCGTGGGGGCTGGAACAGCGGCTGCCATGTTGTCAGCACTGCCAGGCAGTGATTTCCATCACGAGGATTTATCTCTCTATGGAATCTCTTATCAGGAAGCAGTAGCACACTCTTATCAGGAAGCACCACATAACCATGCTTAACCCTCTGAAACAGAACTGCAACATTTGGAAGTTCTTGGAGAACCTGAGAAGGTATAACCTGTTCGCGTGCTGGAAAATAGCCTCCCCCAGCAGGAAATATTCTGAGAAAGTGCCGTACCTGAGACAATTCACAAGTATGAATTCAAGGCGGGTGTGCAGGGTAATAACAGCAACACAGTAGTTGAAATGATGATAGGGTGTGTGTTCAACTCTGTAACACTGCTGCCACTGGGACGTGAAGATATTCCCTTGAAGGTATGCCGCTGCCCAGGCCTTCACCGTTATCTTCCACATTATTATACCATTTGGTTATTTGAGTGACTCATTTATATTGGTTTCAGCGCTCTCCCATAGTCCTAATACTGCAAAGTTTTTGCTGACACACAAAAATTAGTGAAAACAGCGTGCACACCCACCCACACACCCAGTGCTGAGTCAGCACAATAGTTGCAGGTACATTGATTGACGTTCTAACAAAGGAAGACTTCGAGTTAAGCTGTGAGCTGCTATTTGAAATGTGGCTTTCCAGCGCCATCTAAAGGTGAATAAATGTGAATGTGCTTTACCACAAGCTCAGTATCACGATCTTACTGCTACAGGGAGGCAGAGAGACAAAAAGCTCTCATTTTGGTTGCTTTGGCCTCTCCATTAGGGACCATGCTGTCTGCAACACTCCCTCAGCCTCCTGATCTCTTCCAGCAGCACTATCttgttgtcgacggaaggaagacacagatgctcaatatgagtgatcagtgaact is part of the Anas platyrhynchos isolate ZD024472 breed Pekin duck chromosome 5, IASCAAS_PekinDuck_T2T, whole genome shotgun sequence genome and harbors:
- the BET1L gene encoding BET1-like protein isoform X2, translating into MAEWGRGQNGSGVEDMLDVENKRMADSLASKVTRLKSLALDIDKDAEEQNRYLDGMDSDFMSVTGLLTGSVKRFSTMTRSGRDNRKLLCSVSAGLIVVFFILYYLVSRAGT
- the BET1L gene encoding BET1-like protein isoform X1 translates to MVEVFGQNGSGVEDMLDVENKRMADSLASKVTRLKSLALDIDKDAEEQNRYLDGMDSDFMSVTGLLTGSVKRFSTMTRSGRDNRKLLCSVSAGLIVVFFILYYLVSRAGT